Proteins encoded together in one Anticarsia gemmatalis isolate Benzon Research Colony breed Stoneville strain chromosome 1, ilAntGemm2 primary, whole genome shotgun sequence window:
- the LOC142976928 gene encoding mitochondrial import receptor subunit TOM40 homolog 1-like: MDQSEGRKKFSLSLSNLLKLSLFNAIYAKGADDIASQQNPSPNQANPCPEPCPKDPCDKPPPPPPSPKKCKCKIHESTKCTIGDRGKTGAGVTGSRTGRVCDKKSEDLPAGARNPGLLRYIHNAARYRLPQCFEGGCVSVKQCAKDNWMFGHSLSFSSVSPGGYKLLLSYVDKEKPTSLPYFVMEAAPGGQMSCEVRVGPTRGTRASVVAQIADKDFYSFESILDAYFNSFTASIIAVNRDFIAVHYLQAITEQLSLGAEVVARGHTAELSSASGAGRWVNDAHSVSATLGNRGLDLCYARVIKPYLTVAAMLEVGFAVRRAVATLAYEWHTDEWTVRGSADSDGLVGATLQRALGGKNTNLACAISALLNHPNDKFRLGFGITASII; this comes from the exons atggATCAATCAGAAGGTCGTAAGAAGTTTTCTTTATCTTTGtctaatttacttaaattaagtCTTTTTAATGCTATTTATGCGAAGGGTGCTGATGATATTGCATCCCAACAAAATCCCAGTCCAAACCAAGCGAATCCGTGTCCAGAGCCTTGTCCTAAAGATCCATGTGATAAGCCACCTCCTCCACCTCCGTCACCAAAAAAGTGTAAATGCAAGATTCACGAATCCACTAAATGTACGATCGGTGATCGAGGTAAGACCGGCGCGGGAGTGACCGGCTCTCGAACGGGACGAGTTTGTGATAAGAAGTCCGAGGACTTGCCGGCGGGAGCGAGGAACCCAGGCCTGCTGCGATACATTCATAATGCAGCTCGTTATAGATTACCGCAATGTTTTGAAGGAGGTTGCGTGTCAGTCAAACAATGTGCTAAGGACAACTGGATGTTTGGGCACTCTCTGTCTTTTAGTTCTGTATCACCTGGGGGGTACAAGTTGTTGTTATCGTACGTGGACAAGGAGAAGCCAACATCACTGCCCTACTTCGTGATGGAGGCGGCGCCGGGTGGTCAGATGAGCTGCGAAGTGCGCGTTGGTCCGACCCGAGGAACGCGAGCCTCGGTGGTTGCACAAATAGCCGACAAAGATTTTTATAGTTTCGAGAGCATTTTAGATGCGTATTTTAATAGTTTCACTGCATCGATTATCGCTGTAAACAGAGATTTTATTGCGGTTCATTATTTACAG GCTATCACAGAACAGTTGTCGCTGGGGGCGGAGGTGGTGGCGCGGGGCCACACCGCCGAGCTGAGCTCAGCGTCGGGCGCCGGCCGCTGGGTCAACGACGCGCACTCCGTCAGCGCAACGCTGGGCAACAGGGGACTCGACCTGTGCTACGCGAGAGTCATCAAGCCTTATCTTACCGTAGCTGCTATGCTTGAG GTGGGATTCGCGGTCCGTCGCGCGGTGGCGACTCTAGCGTACGAGTGGCACACGGACGAGTGGACGGTGCGAGGGTCCGCGGACTCGGACGGGCTGGTGGGCGCCACGCTGCAGCGAGCCCTCGGCGGCAAGAACACCAACCTCGCCTGCGCCATCTCCGCGCTGCTCAACCATCCCAACGATAAGTTCCGACTAGGCTTCGGCATCACCGCCTCTATCATATGA
- the imd gene encoding death domain-containing immune deficiency protein, protein MSASNFSITRLLEKFKNLKSDAMPRPPRPAENESTEEPERPRVYVNGEEEDVEEEIIIEPEDDLKKKPRKKDRSKSKKSKDEDIYEEENPKSSKEKRGSTSSVNVQATGHVYNIVNSSGVRLGNDYYFGPVSPPQSKARNSNKYEEDVQKDNLITLLMEATIRPDHDYIDYVSKNLGENWFSFFRALGFSAGRIKTAEIDAKGYGISEARYKLLLDWVNNDDDGTLGRLATLLWKEGERSVVKELSAMYKKSKN, encoded by the exons atgaGTGCGTCTAACTTTAGTATAACTAGACTGCtggaaaagtttaaaaacttgAAATCAGATGCAATGCCTAGGCCTCCGCGGCCTGCAGAGAATGAGAGCACTGAAGAGCCAGAACGGCCTCGAGTGTATGTGAATGGAGAGGAAGAGGACGTCGAGgaagaaataattatagaacCGGAAGATGACTTGAAGAAGAAACCTAGGAAAAAAGATAGATCCAAATCTAAGAAGTCAAAAGATGAAGATATTTATGAAGAAGAAAACCCTAAGTCAAGCAAAGAAAAACGAGGCAGCACAAGCTCTGTTAATGTACAAG cTACTGGCCATGTGTACAACATAGTGAATTCAAGTGGAGTGAGGTTGGGTAATGACTATTATTTTGGCCCGGTGTCTCCGCCTCAGAGTAAAGCAAGGAACAGCAACAAATATGAAGAAGACGTCCAGAAGGACAACCTTATCACTCTACTTATGGAAGCTACAATACGG ccaGACCATGATTACATAGACTATGTATCAAAAAATCTTGGCGAGAACTGGTTTTCGTTCTTCAGAGCATTAGGTTTCTCTGCCGGTAGAATCAAAACTGCTGAAATTGATGCAAAAGGATATGGCATATCagaa GCTCGCTACAAGCTATTGCTGGACTGGGTGAATAACGACGATGACGGCACGCTCGGCCGCTTGGCAACCTTGCTCTGGAAGGAGGGCGAACGCAGCGTCGTCAAAGAACTCTCTGCTATGTACAAGAAGAgtaaaaattaa
- the LOC142975601 gene encoding mitochondrial enolase superfamily member 1-like, with the protein MPADRSGFEIVNIDVKDVRFPTSLGGHGSDALHTDPNYSCAYVTTSTKNGSQGFGLTFTCGRGTEIVVLTIRSMKKFILGKNALDIFADFAGFWRTITNDSQMRWIGPEKGVAHLAAAAILNSLWDLWARIENKPLWRLLVDMDPEVLVSTIDFRYITDVVTKEEAIKMLKEKQAGKEERIKYLEKNGYPAYTTQVGWMGYSDELVQSLCEKYLKLGFKEFKVKVGVNFEDDLRRCSAVRKCIGPDKVLMVDANQAWSVNEAIEWMKKLAPLKPKWIEEPTSPDDVLGHAAISKALAAYNIGVATGEMCANRVMFKQFLQSGGMQYCQIDSARIGGINEILAVYLMAEKLKVKVCPHAGGVGLCEMVQHLQFWDYVSLSGTMQDRLIEYVDQQHEHFVDPCVVKNARYMPTKGHSGYSTQFLPGIVEKFSYPNGSEWQRMIKEGLFAPPDEVELLNA; encoded by the exons ATGCCGGCTGACCGTAGTGGCTTCGAGATCGTGAATATTGACGTCAAAGATGTAAGGTTCCCTACTTCGCTTGGAGGACACGGCTCTGATGCTTTG CACACCGACCCGAATTACTCGTGTGCCTACGTCACGACGAGTACAAAGAATGGCTCTCAAGGGTTCGGCCTCACGTTCACCTGCGGCCGAGGCACAGAGATCGTGGTCCTCACCATCAGGTCTATGAAGAAGTTCATCTTGGGGAAGAATGCTCTTGATATCTTTGCAGACTTCGCCGGGTTCTGGAGAACTATTACAAATGACTCGCAAATGAGATGG ATCGGGCCAGAAAAAGGTGTAGCTCACTTAGCTGCGGCTGCAATTCTAAATTCGCTATGGGATTTGTGGGCGCGTATCGAGAACAAGCCATTATGGAGACTCCTTGTCGACATGGACCCTGAG GTGTTAGTATCAACGATAGACTTCCGATACATAACAGACGTAGTGACTAAAGAAGAAGCTATTAAAATGCTGAAGGAGAAACAAGCTGGTAAGGAAGAGAGGATTAAGTATTTAGAGAAAAATGGATACCCAGCTTACACCACACAAGTTG GTTGGATGGGTTACAGTGACGAGTTGGTACAGTCACTGTGTGAGAAATATTTGAAACTCGGTTTTAAGGAGTTTAAAGTTAAGGTTGGAGTTAACTTCGAAGATGATCTAAGAAGATGTAGCGCGGTCCGGAAATGTATTGGACCTGATAAAGTGTTG ATGGTAGACGCCAATCAAGCGTGGAGTGTTAATGAAGCGATTGAATGGATGAAGAAATTGGCGCCGCTCAAACCGAAATGGATCGAAGAACCTACTTCACCTGACGATGTGCTTGGACATGCTGCTATTTCTAAAGCTTTGGC GGCTTACAACATCGGTGTAGCGACGGGTGAAATGTGCGCTAACCGCGTGATGTTCAAGCAGTTCCTGCAGAGCGGGGGTATGCAGTACTGTCAGATAGACTCCGCACGTATCGGCGGCATCAATGAAATACTCGCTGTTTATCTCATGGCTGAGAAACTTAAAG TAAAGGTGTGTCCGCACGCGGGTGGTGTGGGACTATGTGAGATGGTACAACACCTTCAGTTCTGGGACTACGTGTCTTTGTCCGGCACCATGCAGGACCGCCTCATCGAGTACGTTGACCAACAACACGAACACTTCGTCGATCCTTGCGTTGTGAAGAACGCGAGATATATGCCAACCAAG GGGCACAGTGGATACAGTACACAATTCCTACCAGGCATTGTAGAAAAGTTCTCATATCCGAACGGCAGCGAATGGCAGAGGATGATCAAAGAAGGTCTATTCGCACCACCCGACGAAGTCGAACTATTAAACgcataa
- the Ctf4 gene encoding chromosome transmission fidelity 4 yields the protein MKIYSKPLRYAHAEGHTDVCYTEDGQQIITCGNDGDVRIWVDIEDDDPNSHCVGENALAVCYKEKRLYVATDNHVVQAYTYPAFDKDGIVTRFTAPVTQIKSTNKIEALGCTSENMEAKICNLEGGAPLFVMTDHKGPVLSIAICPHMKFASTACGDGKLRIWDVDTQKIVKEISCIPKINTFYAAKVLCRMDFEPTEGKYLAYPNNREIILLDCESWGQRMTFTHNLIKCAISQCLFSPCGEFLAGSTVAGQIAVWEIGSGACIDIIEHPTSHNVCAMAWNPKGNGVLAYCDVAGQLGTLVNCYGKDSSKIGADSNTDDIEMVDRADDNDDIVDNLIENYESDDDNAISLEKIKNETLGLVTDRDDSRPASRHTAAPAPTTVPPQAPFQPSSTPTHLEHRYMCWNDIGIVRCHTAENGESTIDVEFHDTTLHHGIHLNNYLNHTMASLSSTVVALACETPSKLVCISLVGSSKEWSASMPDTEEIVCVTAASGLVAVATDARLLRLFTPMGTQRQVISLAGPVVTLAGFNTTVMAVYHSTDPGVNDQHLAMDIVALNGRQVRSKTVPVPLTPGSRLSWLGTSEAGSPGAADSCGALRLYDVAGAVWLPVCDSAAHARGASDTWFIVSVCEATQKVRAILCRGASFPATAPKPIVAELPIQLPLCEMDTEKSQYEEQLVRWAHITADVDVKAARETALKLFALACRSEIEQRALELMELLKDDRLLPLAAKYASRLGRVHLADKLTNLADTWEREADKLNVAQNSHFNELDTQETYDVTNTEQDLNASLIIAPKVKEKKTDIDTTIKPVPIKSSPGGARNIFRKQATNTKNAPSPLSLTERVLVDVHKTADSTENEDPLKPVDGETFVDWFTRNKTVLEQQNPELGPSELTRHGIKLFKTVQGKPTSNTENGPKRKLDEETNGTETHVTNAPKQSKLSAFAFQKKT from the exons ATGAAGATCTATAGCAAACCCCTTAGATATGCACATGCTGAAGGTCATACAGATGTTTGTTACACGGAAGATGGACA GCAAATAATAACTTGTGGCAATGATGGTGATGTTAGAATATGGGTAGATATAGAAGACGATGATCCCAATTCACACTGTGTTGGTGAAAATGCTCTAGCTGTGTGTTATAAAGAGAAAAGACTTTATGTGGCTACAGACAATCATGTGGTTCAAGCTTATACGTATCCAGCATTTGATAAAGATGGGATTGTTACTAGATTTACTGCACCGGTTACTCAAATCAAATCCACAAACAAAATTGAG GCTTTGGGGTGCACATCGGAGAATATGGAAGCAAAGATATGTAACTTAGAAGGTGGTGCTCCTTTGTTTGTGATGACAGATCACAAAGGTCCGGTGTTAAGTATAGCTATCTGTCCCCACATGAAGTTTGCAAGCACAGCCTGTGGAGATGGCAAGCTAAGGATATGGGATGTTGACACTCAGAAAATTGTTAAAGAAATATCTTGCATACCAaagattaatacattttatgctGCTAAAGTTTTAT GTCGAATGGATTTTGAACCCactgaaggaaaatatttagcTTACCCAAACAACAGAGAGATTATCTTATTGGACTGTGAGAGTTGGGGCCAGAGAATGACATTCACACACAATTTG ATAAAGTGTGCAATATCACAATGTTTGTTCTCACCATGTGGAGAGTTCTTGGCTGGCAGTACAGTTGCTGGACAAATTGCTGTGTGGGAGATAGGATCTGGAGCCTGCATAGATATCATTGAACATCCTACCTCCCATAATGTCTGTGCTATGGCTTGGAATCCTAAAG GGAATGGTGTGCTGGCATATTGTGATGTTGCTGGACAATTAGGCACTTTGGTCAATTGTTACGGCAAGGACAGCAGCAAGATTGGTGCTGATTCTAACACTGATGATATTGAAATGGTTGATAGAGCAGATG ataatgATGATATAGTGGACAATTTGATAGagaactatgagagtgatgacGACAATGCTATTTCACTGGAGAAGATAAAGAACGAGACATTAGGGTTGGTGACTGATCGTGACGACTCGAGGCCAGCGTCACGTCACACAGCAGCGCCCGCGCCCACTACCGTCCCCCCACAGGCACCATTCCAACCTTCTTCTACACCTACTCATCTTGAACATAG ATACATGTGTTGGAACGACATAGGCATAGTTCGGTGTCACACCGCAGAGAATGGAGAGTCCACAATAGACGTAGAGTTTCATGACACAACATTACACCATGGCATACATTTGAACAACTATCTGAACCACACTATGGCTAGCTTGTCTTCTACTGTGGTAGCTTTAGCTTGTGAAACACCCAG TAAGTTGGTGTGCATCTCACTGGTGGGTAGCAGTAAGGAGTGGAGCGCGTCGATGCCGGACACGGAGGAGATCGTGTGTGTGACGGCCGCCTCGGGACTCGTGGCCGTCGCCACTGACGCTAGGCTGCTGCGACTGTTCACGCCCATGGGCACGCAGCGACAG GTGATATCCCTGGCGGGTCCAGTGGTAACATTAGCAGGGTTCAACACGACTGTGATGGCAGTGTATCATAGCACTGATCCTGGAGTCAATGATCAACATCTCGCCATGGATATCGTTGCTTTAAATG GTCGTCAAGTCCGCAGTAAGACAGTCCCGGTGCCACTGACCCCGGGCTCGCGGCTGTCGTGGCTGGGCACGTCGGAGGCGGGGTCGCCGGGCGCCGCCGACTCCTGCGGCGCGCTGCGCCTCTACGACGTGGCGGGCGCCGTGTGGCTGCCTGTGTGTGACAGCGCGGCGCATGCCAGGGGAGCCTCCGACACTTGGTTCATTGTGTCT gtgTGCGAAGCGACGCAGAAGGTGCGCGCAATACTTTGCCGAGGAGCGTCGTTCCCAGCCACCGCACCGAAACCTATTGTTGCGGAACTTCCTATACAA TTGCCTCTTTGCGAAATGGACACAGAAAAAAGTCAGTATGAAGAACAACTGGTTCGCTGGGCTCATATTACAGCTGATGTCGACGTGAAAGCGGCTAGAGAAACTGCACTTAAATTGTTCGCG CTCGCATGCCGCAGTGAAATAGAACAAAGAGCGTTAGAACTAATGGAGCTATTGAAAGACGATCGTTTACTACCACTAGCTGCTAAATACGCGTCAAGATTAGGCCGAGTGCACTTGGCAGATAAACTAACAAACTTAGCCGACACATGGGAAAGAGAGGCGGATAAACTGAACGTGGCTCAGAACTCACACTTCAATGAGTTAGATACACAGGAGACTTATGACGTCACGAATACGGAGCAAGACTTGAATGCCAGTCTCATTATAGCACCCAAAGTGAAGGAGAAGAAAACGGACATTGATACTACTATTAAACCTGTT cCGATAAAATCATCGCCGGGGGGAGCACggaatatatttagaaaacaagCAACGAACACGAAGAACGCTCCCAGCCCACTAAGTTTAACTGAACGCGTTCTAGTAGATGTACACAAGACTGCTGACTCCACAGAAAATGAAGAT CCTCTAAAACCAGTGGACGGCGAAACATTTGTAGACTGGTTCACAAGAAATAAAACTGTACTAGAGCAACAGAATCCCGAACTAGGACCGTCGGAGCTGACACGTCATGGTATCAAACTTTTCAAGACTGTTCAAGGCAAGCCAACTAGTAACACAGAAAATGGCCCTAAAAGAAAACTGGACGAAGAAACGAACGGAACAGAAACACATGTTACTAACGCTCCTAAACAATCTAAACTCAGTGCCTTTGcatttcaaaagaaaacatAA